The genomic stretch TTCTTACGGAAAGTTTAACAGAATTGGAAATGGAACAATCCCAATTAACATATACAGCTAAGGGGGAAAGTGTATGAATCTAGTTGAAAATACTTATAAAAAAATAGCGACAATGGAACAAATCCTTCCTTTTTTTCATGATGAAATGACACTAATGGTTGGAGGTTTTGGAGGAGTCGGTTCACCGCCAACTTTACTTCAAGCATTATTAGAAAGTGAAATAAAGGATATTGACTTAATTTGTAATGATACTGGATTTCCGGATATTGGCATTGGAAGGATGGTAAGAAATGGAAGAGTGAGATCAATTGTTACATCTCATATTGGATCAAATCCGTTTGCCGGAAAGTTAATGACGGAAGGTAAGCTAAAAGTTGAATTTTCTCCACAAGGTACTCTAGCGGAGCGTATCCGAGCAGGCGGAATGGGACTTGGAGGAGTGCTAGCAGATGTAGGTCTTGATAGTATGGCAGAAGACGGCAAAGATAAAGTATTTGTAAAAGGTAAACAATTTCTAGTTGAAGAAGCTCTAAATGCAGAAGTCAGTATTATATTTGCAAAGAAAGCTGATCCATTTGGAAATTTGGTTTTTGACAAGAGTGCAAGGAATATGAATCCTCATATGGCTATGGCCGGGGATATTACAATTGTTGAGGCAGAAGAAATTGTTCCACTTGGTACGCTAAATCCAGAGGAAATTGTAACTCCAGGTGTGTTTGTTGATTACATAATTTCATCGGAAGGAGTGAACTGGAAATGGGCATGGGAATAGACTTTCGTCAAAAAATTGCGAAGCGAGCTGCAAAGGAAATTAAAAATGGAATGATTGTAAATTTGGGGATTGGGATTCCATCCATCGTTCCTGATTACTTACCAGAAGATGTTCATGTTATGTTCCATGCTGAAAATGGAGTTATGGGGATCGGACCGAGTCCTGAAAAAGGAAAAGAAGATGAAAATTTATGTAATGCAGGTGGTTTCCCAATTACTGCCATAAAAGGTGCTAGCTATTTCGATAGTGCTACGGCATTTGGAATTATACGCAGGGGTTTACTAGACTTAACTGTTCTAGGCGCATTACAAGTAAGTGAAAAAGGAGATTTGGCAAACTGGATTGTACCTGGAAAACGTGTACCGGGAATCGGTGGAGCGATGGATTTAGCTCAAAAGGCTAAAAGAGTAATTGTCGTAATGAATCATACGGATAAAGCTGGGAATCCAAAAATCGTGAAAGAGTGTAGTTTGCCATTAACTTCTAAATCTTGTGTGGACTTAATCATAACGGAAATGGCTGTTATTGAAGTTGTTAATAATTCATTAGTGCTTAAAGAAATAATGAGTCCATATACTGTAGAGGATGTAATCAAACATACTGGTGCGGATTTAAAAATCAGTAAAGATTTAAAAATGTTTATATAGAAAAGGGTGAAGAGGATGAGTCATTACAAAAAAGTTATTCAAGACTATATTAGCGAACATAAAGCTAAAACAATTGAACTACTTAGACAACTAGTAATGGAAAACAGCGTCTCTGGTAATGAGAGTAAGGCACAAGCAATTGTCCTTGAAAAATTAAGAGAGCTTGAATTGGACTTAGACGTTTGGGATCCAGATATAAAGGAAATGAAAGAGCATCCTTACTTTATTTCTACAAGAGACGACTTTGCTGGTAGTCCAAATATTGTGGCTACGCTTAAAGGAACGGGTGGAGGAAAGTCCATGATCTTAAATGGACATATTGATGTCGTTCCAGAAGGTAATATTCAGCAATGGACTAACCCACCTTACAGCGCAACTGTGGTAGATAACAAGCTATATGGCCGTGGAGCAACTGATATGAAGGGTGGAAATGTCGCACTAATTTTAGCAATTGAAGCAATAAAGAAAAGTAAGATTACATTAAAAGGTAATGTTTATTTTCAAAGTGTAATTGAGGAAGAAAGTGGCGGTGCTGGAACACTTGCAACAATTTTGCGAGGATATTCAGCTGATGGTGTTATTATCCCTGAACCAACAAATATGAAGTTCTTCATTAAGCAACAAGGTTCTATGTGGTTCCGTCTGAGAGTGAAAGGGAAAGTAGCACACGGAGGTACTCGTTACGAAGGTGTAAGCGCTATCGAAAAAAGTATGTTAATCGTTCAACAAATTCAAAAACTAGAGCAACTACGTAATGACCGAATAAATGACCCTTTATATGATGGAGTACCAATTCCAATACCTATTAATATAGGAACGATTCATGGTGGAACGTGGCCATCTTCTGTTTCAGATTTAGTCACTTTAGAAGGAAGATTTGGAGTAGCACCAAATGAAAAATTGGAAGCTGCTAGAGAAGAATTTGAGAATTGGATTTATAATATTAAAAACCTTGATGATTGGTTCGTTGAAAATCCTGTAGAAGTAGAATGGTTT from Arthrobacter citreus encodes the following:
- a CDS encoding CoA transferase subunit A is translated as MNLVENTYKKIATMEQILPFFHDEMTLMVGGFGGVGSPPTLLQALLESEIKDIDLICNDTGFPDIGIGRMVRNGRVRSIVTSHIGSNPFAGKLMTEGKLKVEFSPQGTLAERIRAGGMGLGGVLADVGLDSMAEDGKDKVFVKGKQFLVEEALNAEVSIIFAKKADPFGNLVFDKSARNMNPHMAMAGDITIVEAEEIVPLGTLNPEEIVTPGVFVDYIISSEGVNWKWAWE
- a CDS encoding CoA transferase subunit B yields the protein MGMGIDFRQKIAKRAAKEIKNGMIVNLGIGIPSIVPDYLPEDVHVMFHAENGVMGIGPSPEKGKEDENLCNAGGFPITAIKGASYFDSATAFGIIRRGLLDLTVLGALQVSEKGDLANWIVPGKRVPGIGGAMDLAQKAKRVIVVMNHTDKAGNPKIVKECSLPLTSKSCVDLIITEMAVIEVVNNSLVLKEIMSPYTVEDVIKHTGADLKISKDLKMFI
- a CDS encoding peptidase, whose translation is MSHYKKVIQDYISEHKAKTIELLRQLVMENSVSGNESKAQAIVLEKLRELELDLDVWDPDIKEMKEHPYFISTRDDFAGSPNIVATLKGTGGGKSMILNGHIDVVPEGNIQQWTNPPYSATVVDNKLYGRGATDMKGGNVALILAIEAIKKSKITLKGNVYFQSVIEEESGGAGTLATILRGYSADGVIIPEPTNMKFFIKQQGSMWFRLRVKGKVAHGGTRYEGVSAIEKSMLIVQQIQKLEQLRNDRINDPLYDGVPIPIPINIGTIHGGTWPSSVSDLVTLEGRFGVAPNEKLEAAREEFENWIYNIKNLDDWFVENPVEVEWFGARWVPGTVEADSELVQTLQRNYCETMNQSPIVEAAPWGTDGGLFTQILNIPMIVFGPGETKVAHYPDEFIDLDQLFLSAEIIACTLIDWCGVEDQHESEGAYENEKVL